The Burkholderiales bacterium DNA window CCGTCAACCGCGGCTTACGTCCGGTCCCCGCGCTCATCTTCGCGAGCCGCTGGCTGCAGCTCCCGCTCTACCTGGGCCTCATCGTCGCCCAGGGTGTGTACGTCTATCAGTTCTGGCAGGAGCTGGTGCACCTGATGGCGATCATCTGGGAGGAAGGGCGCATCAACGAGACCGAGATCATGCTGATCGTGCTCGGCCTCATCGACGTGGTCATGATCGCGAACCTGCTCATCATGGTCATCGTCGGCGGCTACGAGACTTTCGTATCGAGGCTGTACCTCGAAGGTCATCCCGACCAGCCGGAGTGGCTGTCGCACGTCAACGCGTCGGTGCTCAAGGTCAAGCTCGCCACCGCGATCATCGGCATCTCGTCGATCCACCTCCTGAAGACGTTCATCAACGCCGACGACCTTTCGACGCACGTCATCATGTGGCAGGTGATCATCCATCTCACCTTCCTCGCTTCCGCGCTGGCGATCGCGGCGACCGATCGGCTGCTTGCTTATCCTCAGCGGCAGCACGCCTGACGGCTGAACCCACCCCCTCCCTAACCCTCCCCCTGAGGGGGAGGGAATAGTTTTTCCCACCCGTCCTTCCCCAGCCGCCGCATCGTCTCGATATTTTTTTCGAAGATCTTTTCGGCTTCCGGGAAAGCCGCGACCGCCTGGTCGACGCTCGCTTCGCGCAGGACGTGCAGGATGGGATACGGCGAGCGGTTGGTGTAGTTGGTGATGTCGTCGGCGTCGGTGCCTTCGAACTGGTAGCGCGGGTGAAAGCTCGCGACCTGAAGGACGCCGGCGTAACCGAGCTCTTCCACGACCCGGTCGGCGAGCTCGAGGAAGTCGTTGTAGTCGAGGAAGTCCTCGAGCACGTCGGGATGGATCAGCAGCGTCGTGTCGACCTCGTCGGGCGGCGCCGCGGCCAGCGCGTCGAGCTCGCGCTCGAGGTGCTCGAGCAGCACGTCGCTGTTGCGCGCGCGGCTCACCACGTAACGGATCTGGTCCTTGACGTGCACCGCCTTGGCGAACGGGCAGAGGCCGAGCCCGATCACCGCGCGCTCGAGCCAGGCGCGCGTCGCCGCGATCACCTCGTCGTCCGACGGCGATCCCACCTTAAGCCCCGACGACCTCGTCCCAGCGCAGCGACGGCCGCTCTTCGAAAGGACGGTCCCATGCTACGCAGTTGTTCCGATCGATCACTTCGACCGGCAGGATGATCTCTTTCGGCAGCTTCTCGCCCTCGAGATGGCGGATCGCGGCCTCGGTCGCGAGCTCGCTGATCGCGAGCGCGTTGAAGTCCGCGGTCGCGAGGAGCCGTCCTTCCCTGATCGCCGCGACCGCTTCGGGAATCGCGTTCACGCCGACGACCGCGCACTTGCGGCCGGCCGCATCGAGCGCCCGCAGCGCGCCGAGCGCCATGTCGTCGTTCGCCGTGAGCACCGCGTCGAACGTGGCGCCGGTGGCCAGGAGCGCTTTCGTCGCGCGCTCGGCGGGATCGCGCAGGTAATCGCCGCAGATCGTCGCGGCGATGCGTATCCCCGGAAATGTCTCCAACGCCTTGCGAAAACCCTCGACGCGCGCCCGGCTCGTCACCGAATGCGACGCGCCTTCGAGGATGACCACGTCGCCGCGCCCGCCGAGGTGCCGGTAGAGATAGCTCGCGATGTCGACGCCGATCGCGACGTCGTCGGCGCCGACATAGACGAACGGCTTCGGCTCGTTGAACTCGTTGAGCATGCCGAAGAGCGGGATGCCGGCGTCGACGATGCGGGTGAGGGCGCCGTTGATCTTCGTCGGATGAACCGGCACCAGCACGATCGCGTCGGGCTTGGTCGCGATCGCCTGGTCGATCAGCGCGATCTGCTCCTCGACGTCGTCGGGCTTTTCCGGCACGTACTGCGTGACGCTCGCGCCCAGGCGCTGCGCGGTGCGCTCGGCGCCCAGCCGCGCGGCGCCATACGCGGGGTTCGAGCGATTCTTGGTGAATACGGCGAGGTTGAGCATGATCAGCCTCGCCGAAGGGTGAAGAGCGCGAGCTTCATCACGATCCGCGCGCGAGCTTGAGGAAGTTCGGCTCGGGATGCGGCAGCGGCGGCAGCACCCAGGTACCCGTTCCGACCGGCCGGATCTCGCGGTCGACCACGACCTCGACGAGATACGGTTTGTTCGCCTTGATCGCCGTGTCGACGACGCTCTCGATGTCGCCCGCGCGCTCGACGCGCACGCCCTGCACCCCCATCGAGCGCGCCAGCGCCGCGAAGTCGGTGCTCTGGAGCTGGCCGGTGCGCTCGTTGGCGAAG harbors:
- a CDS encoding TIGR00645 family protein — translated: MEQPNSLSHPVNRGLRPVPALIFASRWLQLPLYLGLIVAQGVYVYQFWQELVHLMAIIWEEGRINETEIMLIVLGLIDVVMIANLLIMVIVGGYETFVSRLYLEGHPDQPEWLSHVNASVLKVKLATAIIGISSIHLLKTFINADDLSTHVIMWQVIIHLTFLASALAIAATDRLLAYPQRQHA
- a CDS encoding DUF1415 domain-containing protein — protein: MGSPSDDEVIAATRAWLERAVIGLGLCPFAKAVHVKDQIRYVVSRARNSDVLLEHLERELDALAAAPPDEVDTTLLIHPDVLEDFLDYNDFLELADRVVEELGYAGVLQVASFHPRYQFEGTDADDITNYTNRSPYPILHVLREASVDQAVAAFPEAEKIFEKNIETMRRLGKDGWEKLFPPPQGEG
- a CDS encoding sugar ABC transporter substrate-binding protein, with product MLNLAVFTKNRSNPAYGAARLGAERTAQRLGASVTQYVPEKPDDVEEQIALIDQAIATKPDAIVLVPVHPTKINGALTRIVDAGIPLFGMLNEFNEPKPFVYVGADDVAIGVDIASYLYRHLGGRGDVVILEGASHSVTSRARVEGFRKALETFPGIRIAATICGDYLRDPAERATKALLATGATFDAVLTANDDMALGALRALDAAGRKCAVVGVNAIPEAVAAIREGRLLATADFNALAISELATEAAIRHLEGEKLPKEIILPVEVIDRNNCVAWDRPFEERPSLRWDEVVGA